Proteins co-encoded in one Bacteroidales bacterium genomic window:
- the folE gene encoding GTP cyclohydrolase I FolE, with product MDCDDLKGYSGLKNLYDPEKISKLSYHYKEILHLLGENPEREGLLKTPVRISKAMKFFTHGNLVDPKEMLRSAMFREDYKQMVVVKDIEIYSMCEHHLLPFIGKAHVGYIPRNHIVGLSKIARVVDAFARRLQVQERMTTEIKEAIYDTLNPLGVGVVIEAQHTCMSMRGIQKQNSVTTTSDFIGAFLRKETREEFMHLIGTKLH from the coding sequence ATGGATTGTGATGATCTGAAGGGTTATTCAGGTTTGAAAAATCTTTATGATCCCGAGAAAATATCTAAATTGAGTTATCATTATAAAGAAATACTACATTTACTTGGTGAAAATCCGGAAAGAGAAGGATTATTAAAAACACCGGTAAGAATTTCAAAAGCAATGAAGTTTTTTACTCACGGCAATTTGGTTGACCCTAAGGAAATGCTCCGTTCGGCAATGTTTAGGGAAGATTATAAACAGATGGTTGTGGTTAAAGATATTGAAATATATTCTATGTGTGAACATCATTTACTACCTTTTATAGGAAAGGCACATGTAGGATATATCCCCCGAAACCATATAGTGGGCTTAAGCAAAATAGCTCGTGTTGTTGATGCCTTTGCCAGACGTTTACAAGTGCAAGAAAGAATGACAACAGAAATAAAAGAGGCAATATATGACACTTTAAATCCTTTAGGTGTAGGTGTTGTTATTGAAGCTCAACATACTTGTATGTCTATGCGTGGTATTCAAAAACAAAATTCAGTAACTACAACTTCCGATTTTATCGGTGCTTTTCTTAGAAAAGAAACTCGTGAAGAGTTTATGCACTTGATTGGTACAAAATTACATTAA
- the fabD gene encoding ACP S-malonyltransferase: MKAFIFPGQGAQFSGMGKDLYDSSSQARDLFNKANHILDFKISDIMFEGTEEELKQTKVTQPAIFLHSVILSIVKKDMFKPDMVAGHSLGEFSALTAIGALSFEDGLKLVTRRAMLMQEACEKQPSTMAAVMKLETEKIESLLKTIVDDIVVPANYNSPAQLVISGTISGVEKATVIINEAGGKVIPLKVGGAFHSPLMEPAREGLAEAINKVNIKQPECPIYQNVNALPVKNPDVIKTNLINQLTSPVKWMQIVQNMIANGATQFYEVGPGTVLQGLVKKVKADAETYSL; encoded by the coding sequence ATGAAAGCATTTATTTTCCCCGGACAAGGGGCACAGTTTTCTGGAATGGGAAAAGATCTTTATGATTCTTCATCCCAAGCCCGTGATTTATTTAATAAGGCAAATCATATCCTAGACTTTAAGATTTCGGATATTATGTTTGAAGGTACGGAGGAAGAGTTAAAACAAACCAAAGTAACTCAACCTGCAATTTTTCTTCATTCTGTTATCCTTTCTATTGTAAAGAAAGATATGTTTAAGCCCGATATGGTTGCAGGCCATTCATTAGGTGAGTTTTCAGCTTTAACAGCTATAGGTGCTTTATCTTTTGAAGACGGACTTAAATTAGTAACTCGCAGGGCAATGCTTATGCAAGAGGCTTGTGAAAAACAACCCTCAACAATGGCTGCAGTTATGAAACTTGAAACCGAAAAAATAGAATCATTATTGAAAACTATTGTTGATGATATAGTAGTTCCTGCTAATTATAATTCACCCGCGCAATTAGTGATTTCAGGTACAATTTCCGGTGTTGAGAAAGCTACAGTAATTATTAATGAAGCCGGTGGAAAAGTTATTCCTCTCAAAGTCGGCGGCGCTTTCCACTCTCCTCTAATGGAGCCTGCAAGAGAAGGGTTAGCTGAAGCTATTAATAAGGTTAATATAAAACAACCCGAATGTCCTATCTATCAAAATGTGAATGCATTGCCGGTTAAGAATCCGGATGTCATTAAAACAAACTTGATAAATCAGCTCACTTCTCCTGTCAAATGGATGCAAATAGTTCAGAATATGATTGCTAACGGTGCAACTCAATTCTATGAAGTAGGCCCTGGTACTGTTCTGCAAGGATTGGTTAAGAAGGTTAAAGCGGATGCGGAAACTTACTCGTTATAG